The following are from one region of the Nocardioides marmotae genome:
- a CDS encoding succinate dehydrogenase/fumarate reductase iron-sulfur subunit, which produces MRLTLNIWRQRDAASAGSMQKYELDDVSEDMSFLEMLDVLNEQLNEKGEEPVAFDSDCREGICGTCGLMINGQAHGPEVTTTCQLHMRSFKDGDDITIEPWRSDVFPVLRDLVVDRGAFDRIIQAGGYISANTGSAPDAHAAPVEKKKADRAFDVATCIGCGACVAACPNGSAALFTGAKITALGELPQGQPERYDRVVNMVGQHDAEGFGGCTNIGECTAACPKEIPLDVISQLNKDLRTALKQGR; this is translated from the coding sequence GTGAGACTCACCCTCAACATCTGGCGTCAGCGCGACGCGGCGTCGGCCGGGTCGATGCAGAAGTACGAGCTCGACGACGTCTCGGAGGACATGAGCTTCCTCGAGATGCTCGACGTGCTCAACGAGCAGCTCAACGAGAAGGGCGAGGAGCCGGTCGCCTTCGACTCCGACTGTCGCGAGGGCATCTGCGGCACCTGCGGGCTGATGATCAACGGCCAGGCGCACGGCCCGGAGGTCACCACGACCTGCCAGCTGCACATGCGCTCGTTCAAGGACGGCGACGACATCACCATCGAGCCGTGGCGCTCGGACGTCTTCCCGGTGCTGCGCGACCTGGTCGTCGACCGCGGCGCGTTCGACCGGATCATCCAGGCCGGCGGCTACATCTCGGCCAACACCGGCTCCGCCCCCGACGCCCACGCCGCTCCGGTGGAGAAGAAGAAGGCCGACCGCGCCTTCGACGTCGCCACCTGCATCGGCTGCGGCGCCTGCGTCGCGGCCTGCCCCAACGGCTCGGCCGCGCTGTTCACGGGTGCGAAGATCACCGCCCTCGGCGAGCTCCCCCAGGGCCAGCCCGAGCGCTACGACCGCGTCGTCAACATGGTCGGCCAGCACGACGCCGAGGGCTTCGGTGGCTGCACCAACATCGGCGAGTGCACCGCCGCCTGCCCCAAGGAGATCCCGCTCGACGTGATCTCCCAGCTCAACAAGGACCTGCGCACCGCCCTCAAGCAGGGTCGCTGA
- a CDS encoding SCO4848 family membrane protein, with product MKLERRHGWLLVGVAVWNFLTYAMFTRNLWSAHAEGEDRPTGYWVAHTVLIVVNVVIGVVLGRLGLKALRRR from the coding sequence ATGAAGCTCGAACGACGACACGGATGGCTGCTGGTGGGGGTCGCGGTGTGGAACTTCCTCACCTACGCGATGTTCACCCGCAACCTCTGGAGCGCCCACGCCGAGGGCGAGGACCGCCCCACCGGCTACTGGGTCGCCCACACCGTGCTCATCGTGGTCAACGTCGTCATCGGCGTCGTGCTCGGCCGGCTGGGCCTGAAGGCCTTGCGGCGGCGGTAG